In one Saccharibacillus brassicae genomic region, the following are encoded:
- a CDS encoding AAA family ATPase: MSVSSESMQIVTAVRSNLETCILGKTFEIKLLMTALLAGGHVLIEDVPGTGKTQLIKALARSMEGVYRRVQCNPDLLPTDITGVSIYHPREERFQFRPGPIMSHILLADEINRATTKTQSALLEAMEERSVTVDGETHPLPHPFMLCATQNPIDFEGTYVLPEAQLDRFMMKLHMGYPDLETEKSLISANRIGQPADQLHAVTDMAQIAAIQREVRDVHMSEAVTSYMLGIIRATREHPSVLLGASPRASISFALAAKAYAFINERDFVLPDDIKELAPFVLPHRVLIRPEARLDSLNAESLIRNLLAASSVPVSMGR; encoded by the coding sequence ATGTCCGTAAGTTCCGAATCCATGCAGATCGTTACCGCCGTAAGATCCAATCTTGAGACTTGCATATTAGGGAAAACCTTTGAAATAAAATTGTTGATGACCGCTCTGCTCGCCGGGGGACACGTGCTGATCGAAGACGTGCCCGGCACGGGCAAAACGCAGCTGATCAAAGCGCTGGCCCGTTCGATGGAAGGCGTCTACCGCCGCGTGCAGTGCAACCCCGACCTGCTGCCGACCGACATCACCGGCGTATCGATCTACCATCCGCGCGAAGAGCGGTTCCAGTTCCGTCCGGGTCCGATCATGTCGCATATTTTGCTCGCCGACGAGATCAACCGCGCCACGACCAAGACGCAGTCCGCGCTGCTCGAAGCGATGGAAGAACGCAGCGTGACGGTCGACGGGGAGACGCATCCGCTGCCGCATCCGTTCATGCTGTGCGCCACGCAGAATCCGATCGATTTCGAAGGCACGTACGTGCTGCCGGAAGCCCAGCTCGACCGCTTCATGATGAAGCTGCATATGGGTTATCCCGATCTGGAGACGGAGAAAAGCCTGATCAGCGCCAACCGGATCGGCCAGCCGGCCGACCAGCTGCATGCGGTGACCGACATGGCGCAGATCGCCGCTATCCAGCGCGAAGTGCGCGACGTGCATATGAGCGAAGCCGTCACGTCGTATATGCTCGGCATCATCCGCGCCACGCGCGAACATCCGTCCGTGCTGCTGGGCGCAAGCCCGCGCGCTTCGATTTCGTTCGCTCTGGCGGCCAAAGCGTACGCCTTCATTAACGAACGCGATTTCGTGCTGCCCGACGATATCAAGGAATTGGCGCCTTTCGTGCTGCCGCACCGCGTTCTGATCCGTCCGGAAGCCCGTCTCGACAGCCTGAACGCCGAATCGCTGATTCGCAATCTGCTGGCCGCCAGCAGCGTTCCGGTATCGATGGGACGCTAA
- a CDS encoding DUF58 domain-containing protein, with the protein MREIWSLFKPKLSPAKMSMLISVWMCCLFYLLFQGGKTSVMLFAMVTLFGLYLLFGGLNGIGRTRGERSFSGDVGEWGGVLHAGDQIRVRLRLEIPGFLPLPYVIVRETLKRHSGETWSFEESLVPGMNGRGELLFQTPPLERGRYAFSETECVTEDIFGLIEHRGAFSARGEFRVRPRTAPIAKWQLLDRRNRLLGPQSVGNVSGRETNQVGGVRDYVYGDRISRIHWNATARTGEWKSKEFEYESIPKTMLVLDTFEEHYRSPRQFETAVSTAASILEYGGRESIPIGLCSLGSEVRVFEPGQGRSKLHEMMDHLVDLDSKGSGSLLSSLESARSRLPRGAVLVLVTPLSEGPVTELMRFAQTHQMSFCQVQITEAPAKESEAASKQWVSSLRAKGVAAYRVGSLDELPSVLEGGIR; encoded by the coding sequence ATGCGGGAAATCTGGAGCCTTTTCAAGCCCAAGCTGTCTCCCGCCAAAATGTCGATGCTGATCTCGGTCTGGATGTGCTGCCTGTTCTACCTGCTGTTCCAGGGCGGCAAAACGTCGGTCATGCTGTTCGCGATGGTCACGCTGTTCGGTCTGTACCTGCTGTTCGGCGGCCTTAACGGCATCGGCCGGACGCGGGGAGAACGCAGCTTCTCGGGCGACGTGGGCGAATGGGGCGGCGTGCTGCACGCCGGCGACCAGATCCGGGTCCGGCTGCGGCTGGAAATCCCCGGATTTCTGCCTCTGCCGTACGTCATCGTGCGCGAGACGCTCAAACGCCACAGCGGAGAAACGTGGTCGTTCGAAGAAAGTCTCGTGCCGGGCATGAACGGCCGGGGCGAACTGCTGTTTCAGACGCCGCCGCTCGAACGCGGCCGGTACGCTTTTTCGGAGACGGAATGCGTCACCGAAGACATTTTCGGCCTGATCGAGCATCGCGGCGCTTTCTCGGCCCGCGGCGAATTCCGCGTCCGGCCGCGCACGGCCCCAATCGCCAAATGGCAGCTGCTCGACCGCCGCAACCGGCTGCTCGGGCCGCAGTCGGTCGGCAATGTGTCCGGCCGCGAGACCAATCAGGTCGGCGGCGTGCGCGACTACGTCTACGGCGACCGGATCTCGCGTATCCACTGGAACGCGACCGCCCGGACCGGAGAATGGAAATCGAAAGAATTCGAATACGAATCGATTCCCAAAACGATGCTCGTGCTCGACACGTTCGAAGAACATTATCGCTCCCCGAGACAATTCGAAACGGCCGTCTCGACAGCCGCTTCGATTTTGGAATACGGCGGGCGCGAATCGATTCCGATCGGATTGTGCTCGCTCGGCAGCGAAGTGCGCGTGTTCGAGCCGGGGCAGGGCCGTTCCAAGCTGCACGAGATGATGGATCATCTGGTCGACCTGGACTCGAAGGGCAGCGGCTCGCTGCTCTCTTCGCTGGAGTCCGCCCGGAGCCGTCTCCCGAGAGGAGCGGTTCTGGTGCTCGTGACGCCGCTGTCCGAAGGACCGGTCACGGAACTGATGCGCTTCGCGCAGACGCACCAGATGAGTTTTTGCCAGGTTCAAATTACGGAGGCTCCGGCCAAAGAAAGCGAAGCCGCGTCGAAGCAGTGGGTGTCTTCGCTGCGTGCCAAAGGAGTCGCCGCTTACCGCGTCGGCAGCCTGGATGAGCTGCCGTCCGTTTTGGAAGGAGGCATTAGATGA
- a CDS encoding glycoside hydrolase family 13 protein, whose protein sequence is MESQQQKRTGEREQPGSGDDWKESVLYQLYPPSFKDSDGDGWGDLGGMLEKVDYLAELGVGAVWIGPVCDSPMEDNGYDIRDYYKIHDAYGTMEQLEELIAKLHERDIRLIMDMVINHTSDEHPWFEASRSSIDNPYRDYYIWKPPGEDGGPPNNWRSFSEESAWELDEATGEYYLHIFDKKQPDLNWENADMRRDLYEMIRFWLDKGVDGFRLDAINMISKDPSFPNAPEEARHPRGQQFYKNGPRIHEMLRELHEETFGRYPGTLSLGEAPTVTMDEVVRYTAPERREMDMVLQMELIRLGKDFGNPWKIDPDWSPVTLKESVVRWHAEVFGQGAYATYLNTHDHPRMIGTLFGGAAGKSEAQAGDLNQAAAKAIGTFLHTLPGTPLVYQGEELGMPNANYGSPDDYRDKATVAAYKRRTDEGEAPEDVLRSLHARSRDGARSPMHWTGGERRGFTTGTPWIPLSPDGVEANAEDERADRNSVFHHYRRLIELRKQSPVPAHGDLTMLPLEDDWIFAYIREAEGERWMMLVNFSAEPRECPVNAEWARLAEAGELLLGSAPAHAGSAGAGAPFRLSAGQYRLHLLPYQSAVYRLDGDRADAAPEPL, encoded by the coding sequence ATGGAGTCGCAGCAGCAAAAACGAACAGGGGAACGCGAACAGCCGGGCAGCGGCGATGACTGGAAGGAAAGCGTGCTGTACCAGCTGTATCCGCCAAGCTTCAAAGACAGCGACGGCGACGGCTGGGGCGATCTCGGCGGCATGCTGGAAAAAGTAGATTATTTGGCGGAACTCGGCGTCGGCGCCGTCTGGATCGGACCGGTATGCGATTCGCCGATGGAAGACAACGGCTACGATATTCGCGATTACTATAAGATTCACGACGCGTACGGCACGATGGAGCAGCTCGAAGAATTGATCGCCAAGCTGCACGAGCGCGACATCCGGCTGATTATGGACATGGTCATCAACCATACGTCGGACGAACATCCGTGGTTCGAAGCGTCCCGGTCGTCTATCGACAATCCGTATCGTGATTACTATATCTGGAAGCCGCCGGGCGAAGACGGAGGACCACCGAACAACTGGCGTTCCTTCTCCGAAGAATCGGCCTGGGAGCTCGACGAAGCGACGGGCGAATACTACCTGCATATTTTCGATAAAAAACAGCCCGACCTGAATTGGGAAAACGCGGACATGCGCCGCGATCTGTACGAAATGATCCGCTTCTGGCTCGACAAAGGCGTGGACGGGTTCCGGTTGGACGCGATCAACATGATTTCGAAAGACCCGTCTTTTCCGAATGCGCCGGAAGAAGCCCGTCACCCGAGAGGGCAGCAGTTTTACAAAAACGGTCCGCGTATTCACGAGATGCTGCGCGAGCTGCACGAAGAGACGTTCGGCCGGTATCCGGGCACGCTGTCGCTCGGCGAAGCGCCGACGGTCACGATGGACGAAGTCGTCCGCTACACGGCGCCGGAGCGGCGCGAAATGGATATGGTGCTTCAGATGGAGCTGATCCGGCTGGGCAAAGATTTCGGCAATCCGTGGAAAATCGATCCCGATTGGTCGCCCGTGACGCTCAAGGAGAGCGTCGTCCGCTGGCACGCGGAAGTGTTCGGGCAGGGCGCGTACGCCACTTACCTGAACACGCACGACCATCCGCGCATGATCGGGACTTTGTTCGGCGGCGCGGCCGGGAAGTCCGAAGCGCAGGCCGGCGACCTGAACCAGGCGGCGGCCAAAGCGATCGGCACGTTCCTGCATACGCTGCCCGGCACCCCGCTCGTGTATCAGGGCGAAGAACTGGGCATGCCGAACGCCAATTACGGCTCGCCGGACGATTATCGCGACAAAGCGACGGTCGCCGCGTACAAGCGGCGCACGGACGAAGGCGAAGCGCCGGAAGACGTACTGCGCAGCCTGCATGCGCGCAGCCGGGACGGCGCGCGTTCGCCGATGCACTGGACCGGCGGCGAGCGGCGCGGATTCACGACCGGCACGCCGTGGATTCCGCTGTCGCCGGACGGGGTCGAAGCGAACGCGGAAGACGAACGCGCCGACCGGAATTCCGTGTTCCACCATTACCGCCGGCTGATCGAACTGCGCAAGCAGTCTCCCGTGCCGGCGCACGGCGACCTGACGATGCTTCCGCTGGAAGACGACTGGATCTTCGCCTATATCCGCGAAGCGGAAGGGGAGCGCTGGATGATGCTGGTCAATTTCTCGGCCGAGCCCCGGGAATGCCCGGTCAACGCCGAATGGGCCAGACTCGCCGAAGCGGGCGAGCTGCTGCTCGGCAGCGCTCCGGCGCATGCGGGCAGCGCCGGGGCAGGCGCTCCGTTCCGGCTGAGCGCGGGCCAATACCGGCTGCATCTGCTGCCGTACCAATCGGCCGTATACCGGCTGGACGGCGACCGCGCCGACGCGGCGCCGGAACCGCTGTAA
- a CDS encoding helix-turn-helix domain-containing protein — protein MATKGQTFCKYSYETKLRAVQMRMDGMTKKQVAKELGIYDLNRLKIWMRKYKAEGELGLIDHRGRREDAFMEQEFVENELSAQSVG, from the coding sequence GTGGCAACTAAGGGACAAACATTTTGCAAGTACAGCTATGAAACGAAGCTTAGAGCCGTTCAAATGCGTATGGACGGAATGACAAAAAAGCAGGTGGCGAAAGAGCTCGGCATTTACGATCTCAATCGTCTAAAGATCTGGATGCGTAAATATAAGGCTGAAGGTGAACTAGGTCTAATTGACCACAGAGGTAGACGTGAAGATGCTTTTATGGAGCAGGAATTCGTTGAAAACGAGCTGAGCGCCCAGAGCGTTGGATGA
- a CDS encoding DUF1540 domain-containing protein, with the protein MSDIKCQVSDCTNWDDNTCTAEKIEVVFAPDHTAECTTFEEKQTA; encoded by the coding sequence ATGTCTGATATCAAATGCCAAGTTTCGGATTGCACCAACTGGGACGACAACACCTGCACAGCCGAGAAGATCGAAGTCGTCTTCGCTCCCGACCACACGGCGGAATGCACGACGTTCGAAGAAAAGCAGACCGCGTAA
- a CDS encoding SDR family oxidoreductase produces the protein MTTKALAGKVAVVTGAGSGIGKASAIRFAQEGARVAVLELTSDTAQETKREIEQAGGEALVLECDVSDPESVRRAIGEVGAAWGRIDVVFANAGINGAAAPIETMEIEDWNKTLETNLRGTFATVKYAIPFLKKEGGSVVITSSINGNRDFSGTGFAAYSSSKAGQVAFAKMAALELGRYKIRVNVICPGAIDTNIGKNTFPSDDLQEIAIPVEYPEGSHPLKGKPGKPEEVAKLVLFLASDESSHVSGTEIYVDGAESLL, from the coding sequence ATGACGACAAAAGCATTGGCAGGCAAAGTGGCGGTAGTAACGGGAGCGGGTTCGGGGATCGGCAAAGCGAGCGCGATTCGCTTCGCGCAGGAAGGGGCCAGAGTGGCCGTTCTGGAGCTGACGTCGGATACGGCGCAGGAGACGAAGCGGGAGATCGAGCAGGCCGGCGGCGAAGCGCTTGTGCTGGAATGCGACGTGTCGGACCCGGAATCGGTACGCCGGGCAATCGGAGAAGTCGGCGCGGCCTGGGGACGCATCGACGTCGTGTTCGCCAACGCCGGCATCAACGGAGCGGCGGCCCCGATCGAGACGATGGAGATCGAAGACTGGAACAAGACGCTCGAGACCAATCTGCGCGGCACGTTCGCCACGGTCAAATACGCTATTCCTTTTTTGAAAAAAGAAGGAGGCAGCGTCGTGATCACAAGCTCGATCAACGGCAACCGCGACTTTTCCGGCACCGGCTTCGCGGCGTATTCGTCTTCCAAAGCCGGACAGGTCGCTTTTGCCAAAATGGCGGCGCTTGAGCTCGGCCGGTACAAAATCCGGGTCAACGTTATCTGCCCGGGCGCAATCGACACGAATATCGGCAAAAATACGTTCCCGAGCGACGACCTGCAAGAAATCGCGATTCCGGTCGAATATCCGGAAGGCAGCCATCCACTCAAAGGCAAACCGGGCAAGCCGGAAGAAGTCGCCAAGCTCGTGCTGTTCCTCGCTTCCGACGAGTCTTCGCATGTCAGCGGCACCGAGATCTACGTCGACGGCGCGGAATCGCTGCTCTGA
- a CDS encoding M42 family metallopeptidase, which yields MNNETLALFKELTEFPAAPGFERELRALVKEKLSAYTQEFVQDRIGSLFGVMRGQEDGPKVMVAGHFDEVGFLVNGITPTGLVRFQPLGGWWSQVVLGQRLQIITENGPVTGVVGSTPKHLLGEAEANRPADLKSMYIDLGADDRAEAESFGIKVGQQVLPICDFTPLSNPKKIMAKAWDNRYGVGLAIELLKELQGEQLPNTVYSGATVQEEVGLRGARTAANLIQPDIFFALDCSAANDMTGDRSLFGHLGEGALLRIFDPTMITHRGLLEYVQDTASTHKVKVQPFISPGGTDAGQVHLSGIGVPSTVIGICGRYIHTSSSIIHTDDYAAAKELLVRLVKGLDRTTMNTIIERA from the coding sequence ATGAATAACGAAACCTTGGCTTTATTCAAAGAACTAACGGAATTCCCGGCGGCTCCGGGATTTGAGCGCGAACTGCGCGCCCTCGTCAAGGAGAAGCTGTCGGCGTATACGCAGGAGTTCGTCCAGGACCGGATCGGCAGTTTGTTCGGCGTTATGCGCGGCCAGGAAGACGGACCGAAAGTCATGGTTGCCGGACACTTCGACGAAGTCGGCTTCCTCGTCAACGGCATTACGCCGACCGGCCTCGTGCGCTTCCAGCCGCTCGGCGGCTGGTGGAGCCAGGTCGTGCTCGGGCAGCGGTTGCAGATCATCACCGAAAACGGTCCCGTTACCGGCGTCGTCGGCTCGACGCCGAAGCATCTGCTCGGCGAAGCGGAAGCGAACCGTCCGGCGGACCTCAAGTCGATGTATATCGACCTCGGCGCCGACGACCGCGCGGAAGCGGAAAGCTTCGGCATCAAGGTCGGCCAGCAGGTGCTGCCGATCTGCGATTTCACCCCGCTGTCCAATCCGAAGAAAATTATGGCCAAAGCGTGGGACAACCGCTACGGCGTGGGCCTCGCTATCGAACTGCTCAAGGAACTGCAGGGCGAGCAGCTGCCGAATACGGTCTACAGCGGCGCTACCGTGCAGGAAGAAGTCGGGCTGCGCGGCGCCAGAACGGCGGCCAACCTGATCCAGCCGGACATCTTCTTCGCGCTCGATTGCAGCGCGGCGAATGATATGACGGGCGACCGCAGCCTGTTCGGCCATCTCGGCGAAGGCGCGCTGCTGCGCATTTTCGATCCGACGATGATCACGCACCGCGGCCTGCTTGAATACGTGCAGGATACGGCATCCACCCACAAGGTCAAAGTCCAGCCGTTTATTTCCCCGGGCGGCACCGACGCCGGCCAGGTGCATCTGAGCGGAATCGGCGTCCCTTCGACCGTCATCGGCATCTGCGGACGCTATATCCATACGTCTTCGTCGATCATTCATACCGACGACTACGCAGCGGCCAAAGAACTGCTCGTGCGCCTCGTCAAAGGCCTCGATCGCACGACGATGAACACGATCATCGAACGTGCCTGA
- a CDS encoding TIGR02206 family membrane protein: protein MSAAFFSSSGSEPFAAFAPAHLLALALFVLAASLLFAFRRRIRSSPRLTLGLRLALLAALAASEISLHIWYVTQDAWNARFTLPLELCSLMLLAAILMLITRSRFLAGLLFFAGIGGALQALITPNLAYAYPHFRFVQFFVAHAAIILSALYIVWIERFHATWRTVLTAMLSLNAIALAVYVLDGLLGANYMFLRGKPDTPSVLDLFGDYPLYLIAEELLALLTFTTLHLIFFVIPDALRRGRG, encoded by the coding sequence GTGTCCGCTGCTTTTTTCTCTTCTTCCGGCTCCGAGCCGTTTGCCGCGTTCGCGCCCGCCCATCTGCTCGCGCTGGCACTGTTCGTACTCGCAGCTTCGCTGCTGTTCGCCTTCCGCCGGCGTATTCGCTCAAGTCCCCGGCTGACGCTCGGCCTGCGCCTTGCGCTGCTGGCCGCGCTTGCGGCGTCCGAAATATCCCTACATATCTGGTATGTGACGCAGGACGCCTGGAACGCCCGCTTCACGCTGCCGCTTGAGCTGTGCAGCCTGATGCTGCTTGCCGCGATCCTCATGCTGATTACGCGCAGCCGGTTTCTGGCCGGACTACTCTTTTTCGCCGGGATCGGCGGCGCGCTGCAGGCACTGATCACGCCGAACCTGGCGTACGCTTATCCGCATTTTCGCTTCGTGCAATTTTTCGTAGCCCATGCAGCCATTATCTTGTCCGCGCTGTACATAGTCTGGATCGAGCGTTTCCACGCGACGTGGAGAACGGTGCTGACGGCTATGCTGTCACTGAACGCCATCGCGCTTGCCGTCTACGTGCTCGACGGGCTGCTCGGCGCCAATTACATGTTTTTGCGCGGCAAGCCGGACACGCCGTCGGTGCTCGACCTGTTCGGCGACTATCCGCTGTATCTGATCGCGGAAGAACTGCTCGCGCTGCTTACGTTCACGACGCTGCACCTGATCTTCTTCGTTATTCCGGATGCGCTGCGGCGCGGACGGGGCTGA